The following are encoded together in the Bactrocera neohumeralis isolate Rockhampton chromosome 6, APGP_CSIRO_Bneo_wtdbg2-racon-allhic-juicebox.fasta_v2, whole genome shotgun sequence genome:
- the LOC126762424 gene encoding ribosome quality control complex subunit NEMF homolog has product MKTRFNTYDIVCGVTELQNLVGQRVNQIYDIDNKTYLIRFQGGESKTVLLIESGIRFHTTAFEWPKNVAPSGFSMKLRKHLKNKRLEKLEQLGMDRIIDLQFGTSEAAYHVIVELYDRGNIILTDHELTILYILRPHYEGEEVRFAVREKYPSNRAKEQAVDLTENDVRTLIETAKPGDNLRRLLMPKVDFGPAVIDHVLHKYKLDNCIIEKKEDPSTAAEEETTTQQAESGGGGKKSRKQKKREGKSMNMRNFDINTDLPTLVQAIQEATRIFAEGRSSVSKGFVIQKREEKPATTAEAAKEDFYQNIEYHPYPFAQFEGQPRAEFATFMLAVDEFYSTQEAQKIDLKTLQQEREALKKLSNVKNDHAKRLDNLTKSQEVDKQKAELITCNQELVEHAIAAVQSLIASQMSWPDIEKVVKEAQADDDPIAGAITKLKLEINHISLRLSDPYKNEEGDSDDADNNEDSADGLPTLVVDVDLALSAWANARKYYDLKRYAAKKEQKTIDASNKALKSAERKTQQTLKEVRIISTISKARKVYWFEKFYWFISSENYLVIGGRDAQQNELIVKRYMRPTDIYVHAEIQGASSVVIRNPTGAEVPPKTLLEAGTMAISYSVAWDAKVVTNAYWVRSDQVTKTAPSGEYLGTGSFMIRGKKNFLPSCHLIMGLSLLFKLEDSFVERHRGERKLRTFEEEQHELEEQEQRLKELGLNEDVEINLDEEPEQSEKSQEDLKAKQLETVDENAEDTDSSEDSTNFPDTQVKIEHDTGRITVRTDSVVESTTENAEQAKTTGKAIVKQEEEEATIIPAAAPRKKQQQNAKKRKEEKERKTQQELRQQLQNAEEKDSKNSNMKRGQRGKLKKMKAKYKDQDEEERELRMRLLNSAGKDKIDLAKKKAEEELNMQNTQKERRNFARKEEPSQGAVEVDDDDMPAGADVAMLDALTGQPLEGDELLFVIPVVAPYQALQNYKFRVKLTPGTGKRGRAAKTALTMFSKDKNCGTREKDLLKSIKEEALARNIPGKVKLSAPQLQKFKK; this is encoded by the exons ATGAAAACACGCTTTAATACATATGATATAGTTTGTGGTGTCACCGAGTTGCAGAA CTTGGTTGGACAACGCGTAAATCAAATCTATGACATCGACAACAAAACATATTTGATACGATTTCAAGGAGGCGAAAGTAAAACAGTGCTCTTAATTGAGTCTGGCATACGATTTCACACAACAGCTTTTGAATGGCCAAAGAACGTCGCGCCTTCGGGCTTCAGTATGAAACTGAGAAAACATCTAAAAAACAAACGTTTGGAGAAGTTGGAACAACTAGGCATGGATCGTATAATTGATTTGCAATTTGGTACTAGCGAAGCTGCATACCATGTTATAGTTGAGCTTTACGATAGGGGCAATATTATACTCACTGACCATGAActtacaattttgtatattcTGCGACCACATTATGAAGGTGAAGAAGTACGATTTGCAGTTCGTGAAAAATATCCTTCAAATCGTGCGAAAGAACAAGCTGTTGACTTAACGGAGAATGATGTGCGCACTTTGATAGAAACCGCAAAACCCGGTGACAATTTGCGACGTTTGCTAATGCCAAAAGTGGATTTTGGACCGGCTGTGATAGATCATGtactacataaatataaactaGATAATTGTATAATAGAAAAGAAAGAAGATCCAAGTACGGCCGCAGAAGAAGAAACTACAACACAACAAGCTGaaagtggtggtggtggtaaaAAATCGCGTAAGCAAAAGAAAAGGGAAGGCAAATCAATGAACATGCGGAATTTTGATATTAATACTGATTTACCCACGTTGGTTCAAGCAATACAG gaagCTACTCGGATATTTGCTGAAGGTCGCTCATCTGTGTCGAAAGGTTTTGTTATACAAAAACGCGAGGAGAAACCTGCAACTACCGCCGAAGCCGCCAAAGaggatttttatcaaaatatcgaGTACCATCCCTATCCGTTTGCACAGTTTGAAGGACAACCACGAGCAGAATTTGCAACATTCATGTTGGCTGTGGATGAGTTTTATTCCACACAGGAAGCGCAAAAAATCGATCTGAAAACTTTACAACAAGAACGAGAAGCTTTGAAAAAGTTGTCCAACGTTAAGAATGATCACGCAAAGCGTCTTGACAATTTAACCAAATCTCAAGAAGTTGATAAACAAAAAGCCGAACTTATAACCTGTAATCAAGAGTTAGTTGAAcacgcaatagctgctgttcaATCGCTAATTGCATCTCAAATGTCATGGCCGGACATTGAAAAAGTGGTCAAAGAGGCGCAAGCTGATGATGATCCCATAGCTGGGGCAATCACAAAACTGAAATTAGAAATTAATCATATTTCATTGCGACTCTCAGATCCTTATAAAAATGAGGAAGGCGACTCCGATGATGCCGATAATAATGAGGACAGCGCTGATGGTTTACCAACGCTGGTGGTCGATGTGGATTTGGCGCTATCAGCTTGGGCAAATGCAAGAAAGTATTACGATCTAAAACGCTACGCCGCGAAGAAAGAACAGAAAACAATCGATGCTTCGAACAAAGCCTTGAAATCAGCCGAACGCAAGACGCAGCAAACATTAAAAGAAGTGCGCATAATATCCACAATTTCGAAGGCGCGCAAAGTCTACtggtttgaaaagttttattggTTTATTAGCTCTGAAAATTATTTAGTCATTGGTGGCAGAGACGCACAACAAAACGAACTGATTGTGAAAcg TTACATGAGACCCACAGACATTTACGTGCACGCTGAAATTCAAGGTGCCTCAAGTGTTGTCATACGGAATCCAACCGGCGCTGAGGTGCCGCCAAAGACATTATTAGAAGCTGGCACGATGGCTATATCATACAGTGTAGCTTGGGATGCCAAGGTAGTGACTAACGCGTACTGGGTGCGTAGTGATCAAGTCACTAAGACGGCGCCCTCTGGTGAATATCTAGGTACTGGCAGTTTCATGATACGTGGCAAGAAGAATTTTCTGCCATCCTGCCACTTGATAATGGGTTTAAGTCTGCTCTTTAAATTGGAGGACAGTTTTGTGGAGCGACATCGTGGCGAGCGAAAATTGCGTACTTTCGAGGAGGAACAACACGAACTGGAGGAGCAAGAACAGCGCTTGAAAGAGTTGGGACTAAATGAAGATGtagaaataaatttggatgaagAGCCTGAACAGAGTGAAAAATCGCAAGAAGATTTGAAAGCAAAACAACTGGAGACTGTCGATGAAAACGCTGAAGATACAGATTCATCGGAAGACTCAACCAACTTTCCAGATACTCAAGTAAAAATTGAACACGACACTGGACGCATAACTGTACGTACCGATTCTGTTGTGGAATCGACCACCGAAAATGCTGAACAAGCGAAAACCACCGGCAAAGCCATTGTAAAGcaagaggaagaagaagcaaCAATAATACCGGCAGCGgcaccacgtaaaaaacaacaacaaaacgctaAAAAGCGGAAAGAGGAAAAAGAACGTAAAACGCAACAAGAATTAAGACAACAGCTACAAAATGCCGAAGAAAAAGACTCAAAGAATTCCAATATGAAGCGTGGACAGCGTGGTAAACTAAAGAAGATGAAAGCCAAATATAAGGATCAAGATGAGGAGGAACGAGAACTACGTATGAGGTTATTGAATTCCGCTGGTAAAGATAAAATTGATTTAGCTAAAAAGAAGGCCGAAGAAGAGCTGAACATGCAGAACACACAAAAGGAAAGGCGAAATTTTGCGCGCAAAGAAGAACCTTCCCAAGGTGCAGTCGAGGTGGATGACGACGATATGCCTGCAGGTGCCGATGTGGCCATGCTAGATGCGCTTACCGGACAGCCGCTTGAAGGCGACGAGTTATTGTTCGTCATCCCAGTGGTGGCGCCATATCAAGCATTGCAAAATTACAA GTTTCGCGTCAAGCTCACACCAGGCACGGGTAAACGTGGACGTGCTGCTAAAACTGCCTTAACCATGTTCTCCAAGGATAAAAATTGCGGCACACGTGAAAAGGATTTGCTAAAAAGCATCAAAGAAGAAGCTTTGGCGCGAAATATACCGGGCAAAGTCAAATTATCGGCACCacaattgcaaaaatttaaaaagtaa
- the LOC126762436 gene encoding TBC1 domain family member 13 has protein sequence MFKARVKEFEEALEGPDIDINALRNLCFYGIPDIGSFRTTCWKILLGYLGPKRSTWTETLSKKRALYRQFIEELVLPPGLNGNDNQDNTNTGLNDHPLSEGPESAWNTFFQDNEFLLQIDKDVRRLCPDISFFQQATEYPCDIVVHSKGERRLHQRVVPTMLSSANVERKGLGITKINLITKRSNENYVAMEEGLEAHWEVVQRILFLYAKLNPGQGYVQGMNEIVGPIYYIMASDPDLEYRKYAEADCFFCFTALMSEIRDFFIKTLDDSEGGIKFMMAKLANMLKEKDPEVYNKLKEQELHPQYYSFRWITLLLSQEFPLPDVVRIWDSVFSDEHRFEFLIRICCSMILIQRELILQNDFASNVKLLQNYPPIDINIVLSHAVSLNG, from the exons ATGTTTAAGGCACG TGTTAAAGAATTTGAGGAAGCACTAGAAGGTCCCGATATTGACATAAATGCACTGCGAAACCTTTGTTTTTATG GAATACCTGACATAGGTAGTTTCAGAACAACTTGTTGGAAAATACTTCTCGGCTACCTAGGACCTAAACGGAGCACATGGACTGAAACGCTTAGCAAAAAACGAGCATTATATCGTCAATTCATAGAAGAATTAGTACTACCACCTGGTCTGAATGGAAACGACAATCAAGATAATACAAATACTGGACTTAATGATCACCCTTTAAGTGAGGGGCCTGAAAGCGCTTGGAACACATTCTTCCAAGACAATGAATTCCTCTTGCAAATCGACAAAGATGTTCGACGTTTATGTCCAGATATATCGTTTTTCCAACAAGCAACTGAATACCCTTGTGACATTGTGGTGCATAGCAAAGGGGAACGAAGATTGCATCAACGTGTTGTCCCCACTATGTTGAGCTCAGCGAATGTAGAACGCAAAGGCTTAGGAATTACAAAG ATAAATCTTATAACAAAGCGTTCTAATGAAAATTACGTGGCAATGGAGGAAGGACTGGAAGCACATTGGGAAGTAGTGCAGCGCATACTCTTCCTTTATGCAAAACTAAATCCAGGGCAGGGCTATGTCCAAGGCATGAATGAGATTGTTGGtccaatatattatattatggcCTCTGATCCTGATCTGGAATACCGAA AATACGCTGAAGCCGATTGTTTTTTCTGCTTTACCGCATTGATGAGTGAAATacgtgatttttttataaaaaccctCGACGATTCTGAAGGCGGTATAAAATTTATGATGGCAAAACTAGCTAATATGCTTAAAGAAAAAGATCCCGAAgtctataataaattaaaagaacaaGAACTGCATCCACAATACTATAGTTTTAg ATGGATAACGCTGCTGTTATCACAAGAATTTCCATTACCCGATGTGGTGCGCATATGGGATTCTGTTTTCTCCGACGAGCACCGTTTCGAATTCCTAATAAGAATATGTTGTTCAATGATTTT AATACAACGAGAACTCATACTTCAAAATGATTTTGCatcaaatgtaaaattattgcaaaattatCCGCCTATTGATATCAACATAGTGTTGTCGCACGCCGTATCTTTAAATGGATAA
- the LOC126762429 gene encoding cytosol aminopeptidase, translating into MFGLLRPKSFGNVFKSVSRILPQLRTYVSPAINQLLQLQQTEICADPPSRGLILGVYADEDDKTDAGILTPSAWRYNVQKTAGRLLEVLRMSGPMPKRGEARILFAVEPEKVPYYSAVAVVGLGKECLGYNSYEVLDEQKEAIRRSVAKAAMELAYLDTEKIEVENCGHAESAAEGAALGIWAYQELREIKRRIVVPAIDLYTHKDELCDIEGWRIGLQKAAAQNLTRQLQEMPSNLLTPTAFAQTVVEVLCKSGVNVEVKVEGWAESQSMHAFLSVGKASCEPPIFLELSYYGTSAEERPIVLVGQGITYDCGGLCLKKLQELFHMRGDMTGAAVVVAACRAIAGLRLPVNIRGLIPLCENVMGCNSFRPGDITKAMNGKHIKVQGTDHEDVLVLADALLYAQNFCPKFIVDIGTTSGMMRNALDEAACGVFTNSEILWQQIKHASMHTGDRVWRFPLWNFYTKQVTSGGSSDVQNYGLGRGGRPCKAAAFLREFVPCGQWMHIDATNVMVTNGKAFEYIRKGMAGRPTRTLIEFIAQTICKDTAPKLNVKK; encoded by the exons ATGTTTGGTCTACTGCGTCCCAAATCATTCGGCAATGTATTTAAATCTGTTAGCCGCATCCTGCCGCAGCTACGTACGTACGTCTCGCCGGCTATAAATCAATTGTTGCAATTGCAACAAACCGAAATATGTGCCGATCCACCGTCACGCGGTTTAATTTTGGGCGTCTATGCCGACGAGGACGATAAGACAGATGCGGGTATCTTGACGCCGTCTGCCTGGCGGTATAATGTACAAAAGACAGCTGGCCGTCTATTGGAGGTATTGCGCATGTCGGGACCGATGCCGAAGCGTGGTGAAGCGCGTATTTTATTCGCTGTTGAACCAGAAAAAGTACCCTACTACTCAGCTGTGGCCGTTGTGGGTTTAGGTAAGGAGTGTTTAGGCTATAATTCGTATGAAGTGCTCGATGAACAAAAGGAGGCGATACGTAGATCTGTGGCTAAAGCGGCTATGGAGTTAGCGTATCTTGATACCGAAAAGATTGAAGTTGAGAACTGTGGTCATGCCGAATCGGCTGCCGAGGGTGCTGCTCTAGGTATATGGGCGTATCAAGAACTAAGAGAAATCAAGCGCCGTATAGTCGTTCCGGCAATCGATTTATACACGCACAAAGATGAGCTTTGTGATATTGAAGGCTGGCGAATCGGTTTACAAAAGGCCGCTGCGCAAAATCTAACCCGACAGTTACAAGAAATGCCGTCCAACTTGCTCACACCCACCGCTTTTGCACAAACAGTTGTCGAAGTGCTATGTAAGTCGGGTGTAAATGTCGAGGTGAAGGTGGAGGGCTGGGCCGAATCTCAATCTATGCACGCTTTCTTATCGGTGGGTAAGGCCTCTTGTGAGCCACCTATTTTTCTAGAGCTGAGTTACTATGGCACATCTGCCGAGGAGCGTCCAATAGTTTTGGTAGGACAAGGTATCACTTATGACTGTGGTGGTCTCTGTTTGAAGAAACTACAGGAATTATTTCATATGCGTGGCGACATGACGGGAGCGGCTGTGGTAGTGGCTGCATGTAGAGCGATTGCGGGTTTACGTTTACCG GTAAACATACGTGGTTTGATTCCACTTTGCGAAAACGTTATGGGCTGTAATTCGTTCCGACCCGGTGACATTACCAAAGCTATGAATGGCAAACATATTAAAGTTCAGGGTACAGATCATGAGGATGTGCTAGTGTTAGCCGATGCGCTCTTGTACGCGCAAAATTTTTGCCCCAAGTTTATTGTGGATATTGGTACTACTTCGGGTATGATGCGTAACGCTTTGGATGAAGCTGCTTGCGGCGTCTTCACTAACTCGGAAATTCTTTGGCAACAAATCAAACATGCCAGCATGCATACTGGTGACCGAGTGTGGCGTTTCCCATTATGGAATTTCTATACTAAGCAAGTAACATCAGGTGGCTCAAGCGACGTGCAGAACTATGGATTGGGACGTGGTGGACGTCCATGTAAAGCGGCTGCTTTCCTGAGAGAGTTTGTGCCATGTGGTCAATGGATGCATATC GATGCCACTAACGTCATGGTGACCAATGGCAAAGCTTTCGAGTATATACGCAAAGGTATGGCCGGCAGGCCCACGCGCACTTTGATAGAGTTCATAGCACAGACCATATGCAAAGATACAGCGCCAAAATTGAACGTCAAAAAGTAG
- the LOC126762430 gene encoding cytosol aminopeptidase-like, whose translation MFSLLRSKSLGNVAKTINRILPQLRTYTSPMVNQTLQLQQTEICADPPTRGLILGVYADEENKYDTGILTPSAWRYNVQKTGGRMLDVLRKSGPMPKRGETRILFAIEPEKIPYYSAVAIVGLGKECLGYNSYEVVDEQKEAIRRSVANACMELAYLDTYSIEIENCGHAESAAEGAALGIWAYQELKDPKKRIGIPTIDLYTHKDEICDIEGWRIGLQKAAAQNLTRQLQEMPSNMLTPTAFAQTVVEVLCKSGVNVEVKVEGWAVSQSMHAFLSVGKASCEPPIFLELSYYGTSAEERPIVLVGQGITYDSGGLCLKELQELVHMRGDMTGAAVVVAACRAIAGLRLPVNIRGLIPLCENVIGCNSFRPGDCTKTMNGKYIEIQGTNHEDVLVLADALLYAQNFCPKFIVDIGTTSGMMRNALDEAACGVFTNSEILWQQIKHASMHTGDRVWRFPLWEYYSKCVRAGGATDVQNYGIARGGRPCKAAAFLREFVPCGQWIHIDATNVMVTNGKAFEYIRKGMAGRPTRTLIEFIAQTICKDTEPKLKQKK comes from the exons ATGTTTAGTCTTTTACGTTCCAAATCGTTGGGCAATGTTGCCAAAACTATAAACCGCATACTGCCTCAGCTCCGTACGTACACCTCGCCAATGGTAAATCAGACGCTCCAGTTGCAACAAACAGAGATATGTGCAGACCCGCCTACGCGTGGCCTAATTTTGGGTGTCTACGCCGATGAGGAGAACAAATACGACACTGGTATCTTGACACCATCTGCCTGGCGCTACAATGTGCAAAAAACTGGCGGTCGCATGTTGGATGTACTGCGCAAATCGGGCCCTATGCCGAAGCGCGGCGAAACGcgtattttatttgcaatcgaACCGGAGAAGATACCCTATTACTCAGCTGTCGCCATTGTGGGTTTAGGTAAGGAATGTTTAGGCTATAATTCATACGAAGTAGTTGACGAACAAAAGGAAGCGATACGAAGATCGGTggcaaatgcttgtatggagcTGGCTTATCTCGACACTTACagcattgaaattgaaaattgtggTCACGCTGAATCGGCTGCCGAGGGTGCTGCACTGGGCATATGGGCGTATCAGGAGTTAAAGGATCCTAAGAAACGCATTGGCATACCCACCATAGATTTGTACACGCACAAGGATGAGATTTGTGATATTGAAGGTTGGCGAATTGGTTTGCAAAAGGCGGCGGCACAAAATCTTACCAGGCAACTACAAGAAATGCCTTCCAATATGCTGACGCCCACCGCTTTTGCACAAACTGTAGTCGAAGTGCTTTGCAAGTCGGGTGTAAATGTCGAGGTGAAAGTGGAAGGTTGGGCGGTGTCACAGTCAATGCACGCTTTCTTGTCGGTGGGTAAGGCCTCTTGTGAGCCACCAATTTTTCTAGAGCTGAGCTACTACGGTACATCGGCCGAGGAGCGTCCAATAGTTTTGGTGGGACAAGGCATCACTTATGACAGCGGTGGTCTTTGCTTAAAGGAGTTACAGGAATTAGTGCATATGCGTGGCGACATGACGGGTGCGGCTGTGGTAGTGGCTGCATGTAGAGCGATTGCGGGTTTACGTTTACCG GTGAATATACGAGGTTTGATACCACTATGTGAAAATGTAATTGGTTGCAACTCCTTCCGTCCCGGCGATTGCACTAAAACTATGAATGGAAAATATATCGAAATTCAGGGTACAAATCATGAGGACGTGCTAGTGTTAGCCGATGCGCTCTTGTACGCGCAAAATTTTTGCCCCAAGTTTATTGTGGATATTGGCACTACTTCGGGTATGATGCGTAACGCTTTGGATGAAGCTGCTTGCGGCGTCTTCACTAACTCGGAAATTCTCTGGCAACAAATCAAACATGCCAGCATGCATACTGGTGACCGAGTGTGGCGTTTTCCCTTGTGGGAGTACTATTCGAAGTGTGTAAGAGCGGGCGGAGCGACCGATGTGCAAAATTATGGTATTGCTCGTGGTGGACGTCCATGCAAAGCAGCTGCTTTCTTGAGAGAATTTGTACCGTGTGGACAATGGATACATATC GATGCCACTAACGTCATGGTAACCAATGGTAAAGCTTTTGAGTACATACGCAAAGGTATGGCGGGCAGGCCCACACGCACATTGATTGAATTTATTGCCCAGACAATCTGTAAGGATACGGAACCAAAATTGAAGCAAAAGAAGTAG